The genomic interval TGTAGTCACTTTCTCTGTTATCTCTGCAGTTCATGTTTTCTTCTGCTACCAAGTATGGCAATGTTTCATATGCAACCCACGGTTCATAATGCTTCCCCTTTTGTCTCTTTTTATTTATCCTTGTTTTCCATTTACTGAAAGTGAAagctttctctctttttttgcTCAAATCTCAATCGGGTTTTCTCCTAGATGTTGATATGCTTCTGGGGTTATTTACTGCATTTCAGGGCTGGTGAAAGCTtctaaaggttttttttttttccttgaaGCGGTGCAAGCAGCAGCAGCTCGCTGAGCAAGAGACACAAAGGGGATACTTGGTTCCAAATCGTCACGTTTAAGAAAAGGGAAAGCTCATTGTGAAGGAAAGGTGGACTTTTATGGTGAAAAGAACAAGAGGAAAAAGTTGTTAATGCTGTTTGGTAGAGTTTTGATAACAATTTTGGCTCTTGGAGGAAAACATTGTCTAGTGAAGTGGAAACACTTACACTTCACTTCAGCAGAGAAGGTTGTACAGTGATGGAAGCTCTATGCTTGTTACACATTCTCCTAGCTTGGTGTCTGTCATGTTTTGAGCTTGTTGGTGCTGAGCTTCAGGAGCAAGCTGTATTACAGGCCATCAACCAAGAGCTTAGAGTCCCTGGATGGGGGGATGCCAACAACTCAGATTACTGCAGTTGGCAAGGTGTCAACTGTGGTAACCACTCATTGGTGGAGAGCTTGGATCTGTCTCACCGGAATCTTCGAGGTAATGTAACTTTAATGTCTGAGCTCAAAGCATTGAAGCGGCTTGATCTTTCAAATAATAACTTTGATGGATTGATTCCACGTGCTTTTGGAAATTTATCTGATCTTGAAGTTTTAGATTTGTCTTCAAATAAGTTCCAGGGTTCAATTCCACCTCAGTTGGGTGGTCTCAGAAACCTCAAATCATTGAACCTTTCCAATAATGTGCTTGTGGGAGAAATACCAATGGAACTTCAGGGCTTAGAGAAATTGCAAGATTTTCAAATTTCTAGTAACCATTTGAGTGGTCTTATACCTTCCTGGGTGGGAAATTTAACTAATCTGAGGCTTTTCACTGCTTATGAGAACCGTTTAGATGGCAGGATTCCTGATGATCTAGGCTCAATTTCTGAGCTTCAAATACTTAACTTGCACTCTAACCAGCTTGAAGGTTCAATACCAGCTACCATTTTCGTTCCAGGGAAGCTGGAAGTTCTGGTTCTCACCCAGAATAATTTTAGTGGCGAACTGCCTAAGGAAATTGGGAATTGCAAAGCCCTTTCCAGCGTTCGAATTGGATTCAACCATCTAGTAGGTACAATTCCTAAGACCATTGGAAATCTTACTAGCCTAACCTACTTTGAAGCTGACAATAATAATCTTTCTGGTGAGGTTGTGTCAGAATTTTCTCAGTGTTCTAATCTTACCCTCTTGAATTTGGCTTCAAATGGATTTACTGGAACAATTCCGCAAGACTTCGGACAACTTATGAATCTTCAGGAATTAATTCTTTCTGGAAATAGCCTATTTGGCGATATTCCAATATCAATTCTGAGTTGCAAAAATCTTAACAAGCTTGATATTAGCAACAACAGATTCAATGGGACAATACCAAATGAAATCTGCAATATCACCCGGTTGCAGTACTTGCTGTTGGATCAGAATTTCATAAGAGGAGAGATCCCCCATGAAATTGGTAATTGTGCAAAACTTCTTGAATTACAATTGGGCAGTAATATTTTGACTGGAACTATTCCTCCTGAGATTGGGCGCATTAGGAACTTGCAGATAGCTTTAAATTTGAGCTTCAATCATCTTCATGGACTTCTGCCCCCTGAATTGGGAAAACTGGACAAACTTGTTTCACTGGATGTTTCAAACAATCGGCTATCAGGTAATATCCCACCTGAACTTAAGGGAATGTTGAGTTTGATAGAGGTGAACTTCTCAAATAATCTGCTAGGAGGCTTGGTGCCAACATTTGTACCATTCCAAAAGAGTCCTAGTTCAAGTTTTTTGGGCAACAAAGGGCTTTGTGGAGAGCCTCTGAACCCTTCATGTGGAACCCTTTATGATGATCACAAGGCTTACCATCATCGGGTTTCTTACAGAATCATACTAGCTGTAATTGGTTCTGGTTTGGCTGTTTTTATGTCAGTAACTATAGTTGTCTTGCTGTTTATGATCAGAGAGAGGCAAGAAAAAGTAGCCAAAGATGCTGGAATTGTTGATGATAGCACCAATGACAACCCAACTATAATTGCAGGAACTGTTTTTGTTGATAATCTCAAACAAGCGGTAGACCTTGATGCTGTCGTTAAAGCAACTCTGAAAGACTCAAATAAGCTCAGCGGCGGAACTTTCAGCACAGTTTACAAGGCAATCATGCCTTCTGGGGTGGTCTTATCTG from Phaseolus vulgaris cultivar G19833 chromosome 1, P. vulgaris v2.0, whole genome shotgun sequence carries:
- the LOC137814064 gene encoding leucine-rich repeat receptor-like tyrosine-protein kinase PXC3, with protein sequence MEALCLLHILLAWCLSCFELVGAELQEQAVLQAINQELRVPGWGDANNSDYCSWQGVNCGNHSLVESLDLSHRNLRGNVTLMSELKALKRLDLSNNNFDGLIPRAFGNLSDLEVLDLSSNKFQGSIPPQLGGLRNLKSLNLSNNVLVGEIPMELQGLEKLQDFQISSNHLSGLIPSWVGNLTNLRLFTAYENRLDGRIPDDLGSISELQILNLHSNQLEGSIPATIFVPGKLEVLVLTQNNFSGELPKEIGNCKALSSVRIGFNHLVGTIPKTIGNLTSLTYFEADNNNLSGEVVSEFSQCSNLTLLNLASNGFTGTIPQDFGQLMNLQELILSGNSLFGDIPISILSCKNLNKLDISNNRFNGTIPNEICNITRLQYLLLDQNFIRGEIPHEIGNCAKLLELQLGSNILTGTIPPEIGRIRNLQIALNLSFNHLHGLLPPELGKLDKLVSLDVSNNRLSGNIPPELKGMLSLIEVNFSNNLLGGLVPTFVPFQKSPSSSFLGNKGLCGEPLNPSCGTLYDDHKAYHHRVSYRIILAVIGSGLAVFMSVTIVVLLFMIRERQEKVAKDAGIVDDSTNDNPTIIAGTVFVDNLKQAVDLDAVVKATLKDSNKLSGGTFSTVYKAIMPSGVVLSVRRLKSVDKTIIHHQNKMIRELERLSKVCHDNLVRPIGYVIYEDVALLLHHYFPNGTLVQLLHESTRKPEYQPDWPSRLSIAIGVAEGLAFLHHVAIIHLDISSGNVLLDANFKPLVGEIEISKLLDPTKGTASISAVAGSFGYIPPEYAYTMQVTAPGNVYSYGVVLLEILTTRLPVDEDFGEGVDLVKWVHSAPVRGETPEQILDARLSTVSFGWRKEMLAALKVALLCTDNTPAKRPKMKNVVEMLREIKQN